From a single Candidatus Poribacteria bacterium genomic region:
- a CDS encoding NADH-quinone oxidoreductase subunit J has product MNAEQILFILFGGVSLIGAIAVISFRHPIYSALSLIVTFFAQAGLFVLLGAHFVAAVQVIVYAGAIMVLFLFVIMLLNLGTLSAKGAIGTKLKGFAIILGILFAAEGIYIAVNALNDTAVASAEPAAITTTTYDIGELLFSKYLLPFEVTSLILLAALIGVIVLVKRDSQEEN; this is encoded by the coding sequence ATGAATGCAGAACAGATTCTATTTATTCTCTTTGGAGGGGTCTCGCTGATTGGCGCGATTGCTGTTATCTCGTTTCGACATCCGATTTATAGCGCGCTTTCGCTCATTGTAACGTTCTTCGCACAAGCGGGACTTTTCGTCCTGCTCGGCGCACATTTCGTCGCGGCTGTCCAAGTCATCGTCTACGCCGGCGCGATTATGGTCCTGTTCCTCTTTGTGATTATGCTCTTGAACTTGGGGACCCTCTCGGCGAAAGGGGCGATTGGAACGAAACTGAAGGGATTCGCTATTATTTTAGGCATCCTTTTTGCCGCCGAAGGTATCTACATCGCAGTGAATGCCCTGAATGACACCGCAGTGGCATCAGCAGAACCTGCAGCGATAACGACAACCACTTACGACATTGGTGAGCTCCTGTTCAGCAAGTACCTCTTACCGTTTGAGGTTACTTCACTTATCTTGTTGGCGGCATTGATTGGCGTTATCGTCTTGGTCAAACGCGATAGTCAAGAAGAAAATTGA
- a CDS encoding molybdopterin-dependent oxidoreductase, translating to MAFVKLNDLEIEVEDGTNVVEAARQHGIEVPHYCYHPGLSRPANCRMCLVEPHVFFPPAGAIVPDRQLATGCTTVLRTAPPDRKLDGKYDFIVRTDSERVKKARADILEFLLVHHPLDCPVCDQAGECDLQDYSHRHGYDKSRYLEVKNVPPKKDLGPDVLLYATRCVVCTRCIRFADEVSGTGELGLVHRGSHDEIDIPRSHEGVPLQVLDNKLAGNVVDICPVGALISKDFLFKSRPWFLEKANSVCSGCSVGCNITVEYKADGVYRLKPRFHEDINQHWMCDDGRLGYHYVNSDDRLQLPLKRVDDVLTPTHWADALATITEKLSEIETEDSVVIGSAQGTNEDNYVLQQFAHDVLKTTQLGLFGHLPGEEHKFPQFTIEADKNPNTAGARTILGSANGNTVLEGDALWEKVSSAKVVYLVSGAPERPLEDAEKAALESVDFLIVQDVLPSEVTQFADVVLPGTTFAEKDGTFTNSTGWVQRIRKTLDPPGEARVDWEITQQLAKQLGGEMNYHFAGEIALEIAENVTGYADATHQKIGDAGIKLAE from the coding sequence ATGGCATTTGTTAAACTGAATGACCTTGAGATAGAGGTTGAAGATGGAACGAATGTAGTCGAGGCAGCCAGGCAACACGGTATTGAAGTTCCTCACTACTGTTATCACCCAGGGTTGAGCCGTCCTGCAAACTGCAGAATGTGTCTCGTTGAACCGCATGTTTTCTTTCCACCCGCTGGCGCAATTGTCCCGGATCGACAACTCGCAACCGGGTGTACCACGGTGCTGAGAACAGCACCCCCCGATAGGAAACTTGATGGGAAATACGACTTTATTGTTCGCACAGATAGCGAGCGCGTCAAAAAGGCACGCGCGGACATATTGGAATTTCTGCTTGTGCATCACCCACTTGATTGCCCCGTCTGTGATCAGGCTGGTGAGTGTGATTTGCAAGACTACTCGCATCGACATGGATATGATAAGAGTCGCTATCTTGAGGTCAAAAATGTTCCACCTAAGAAAGACTTGGGGCCTGATGTATTGCTCTACGCGACACGCTGCGTTGTCTGTACCCGGTGTATCCGATTTGCTGACGAGGTTTCCGGAACGGGCGAATTAGGCTTAGTTCACCGCGGCTCCCACGATGAAATTGATATCCCACGCAGCCACGAGGGTGTTCCCTTGCAGGTCCTGGATAACAAATTGGCAGGGAATGTTGTTGATATCTGTCCTGTTGGGGCATTGATTAGCAAAGACTTCCTGTTTAAGTCGCGTCCATGGTTCTTGGAGAAAGCGAACAGCGTCTGTTCAGGATGTAGCGTCGGTTGCAATATCACCGTAGAATATAAAGCCGACGGTGTTTACAGACTCAAGCCGCGCTTCCACGAAGACATCAACCAACATTGGATGTGCGACGATGGTCGCCTCGGTTACCACTATGTCAACAGCGATGACCGGCTCCAACTTCCCCTTAAACGGGTTGACGACGTTCTCACGCCAACACATTGGGCAGATGCCTTAGCCACGATTACAGAAAAATTGTCGGAAATAGAAACCGAAGATAGTGTTGTTATCGGCTCTGCACAGGGCACCAATGAAGACAACTACGTCTTACAGCAGTTCGCGCATGATGTCCTGAAAACAACGCAGTTGGGACTCTTTGGGCATCTGCCCGGTGAAGAACACAAGTTCCCACAATTTACAATTGAAGCCGACAAGAATCCAAACACGGCAGGGGCACGAACGATACTCGGTTCTGCGAATGGCAACACCGTTTTAGAGGGTGATGCGCTTTGGGAAAAGGTATCGAGTGCCAAAGTCGTCTACCTCGTGAGTGGTGCACCGGAACGTCCCCTTGAAGATGCTGAAAAAGCTGCATTGGAGAGCGTCGATTTCCTTATTGTGCAAGATGTTTTGCCTTCAGAAGTAACCCAGTTCGCCGATGTCGTCCTACCAGGAACAACCTTCGCAGAGAAAGATGGCACCTTCACCAACTCTACAGGATGGGTGCAGCGGATTCGTAAGACGCTTGATCCGCCGGGCGAAGCACGTGTGGATTGGGAAATTACGCAGCAGCTTGCCAAGCAGTTGGGCGGTGAGATGAACTATCACTTTGCTGGTGAAATCGCACTGGAAATCGCTGAGAATGTAACGGGTTATGCTGATGCAACACATCAAAAAATTGGAGATGCTGGGATTAAGTTAGCAGAATAG
- the nuoL gene encoding NADH-quinone oxidoreductase subunit L: protein MTIELIVVLLAAPLVGFLINGLLGLAENKGLKGNEQLSGWIGSLAVLISLVCSIIAFASLHGGAAPFDETLYEWITGESFAFNIGFRVDALTSVMLLVITGVGFLIHVYSIGYMHGDAGYTRYFAYLNLFVFAMLILVLGNNYLMMFVGWEGVGLCSYLLIGFWYEKQTATDAGKKAFIVNRIGDFGFLLGMFTLFAAFGTLDFASIFDAAEADNFQKVFGASTLVIATLLLFVGAIGKSAQIPLYVWLPDAMEGPTPVSALIHAATMVTAGVYMIARSAVLYNIAHTGEVVAWIGVLTAFFAATIALTQNDIKRILAYSTVSQLGYMFLGVGVGAYASGIFHLVTHAFFKGLMFLTAGSVMHAMANELDMRKMGGLKAKMPITHWTFLVGALAIAGFPFLSGFWSKDEILHSAWGSSPIIYVIGLITAFLTAFYMFRLIFVTFYGESRVEPEVASHLHESPPVMWVPLAILAIPSALIGLLLGWGGHDSWLHHFTKSVFPEAHHDASGNMILFMVISSVVGLAGIAFAWSRYRDRTPSDEPTNALHKLLANKYYVDEVYNALIVQPIKNGSHYLLWRIVDNGIIDGIVNGVGSIIRFIGGTLRRFQTGIVQAYIVSMVLGIVLFLAYYLFFV from the coding sequence ATGACAATAGAATTAATTGTTGTCCTGTTAGCTGCCCCACTTGTTGGGTTTCTGATTAACGGGTTATTAGGACTTGCAGAAAATAAGGGGCTAAAAGGGAACGAGCAACTGAGTGGGTGGATAGGTTCGCTTGCAGTGCTTATCTCTTTAGTCTGTTCGATTATCGCTTTTGCCAGTTTGCACGGCGGTGCCGCCCCGTTCGATGAAACCCTGTATGAATGGATTACAGGCGAGTCGTTCGCTTTCAATATCGGGTTCCGCGTGGACGCACTAACGTCAGTGATGTTGTTAGTGATTACGGGTGTCGGGTTTCTCATCCACGTCTATTCGATTGGCTACATGCATGGCGATGCAGGATATACACGCTATTTTGCCTATCTGAACCTATTCGTCTTTGCAATGCTGATCTTGGTTCTCGGAAACAACTATCTGATGATGTTCGTCGGATGGGAAGGCGTTGGACTCTGCTCATATCTCCTCATAGGATTCTGGTATGAGAAGCAAACGGCAACGGATGCTGGAAAAAAGGCTTTCATCGTGAACCGGATCGGCGACTTCGGATTCTTGCTGGGTATGTTTACTCTGTTTGCTGCGTTCGGAACCCTCGATTTCGCGTCGATATTCGATGCCGCTGAGGCAGATAACTTTCAGAAAGTCTTTGGTGCCAGTACCCTCGTAATTGCGACGTTGCTACTCTTCGTTGGCGCGATAGGTAAATCGGCGCAGATTCCGCTCTATGTATGGCTTCCAGACGCAATGGAAGGTCCCACACCTGTCAGTGCATTGATTCACGCCGCTACAATGGTGACAGCGGGTGTATATATGATAGCTCGATCGGCTGTGCTTTATAATATAGCACATACCGGCGAAGTGGTCGCGTGGATTGGGGTTTTGACTGCCTTCTTCGCCGCAACAATAGCACTTACCCAGAACGACATAAAACGTATCCTCGCCTATTCCACTGTAAGCCAACTCGGCTATATGTTCTTGGGTGTCGGTGTTGGAGCCTACGCTTCTGGCATCTTCCATTTAGTAACGCATGCTTTCTTTAAAGGATTGATGTTCCTTACCGCTGGCAGTGTAATGCACGCGATGGCGAATGAATTGGATATGCGGAAGATGGGCGGCTTAAAAGCAAAGATGCCGATAACGCACTGGACCTTTTTAGTGGGGGCGCTTGCTATTGCGGGGTTTCCATTTCTAAGCGGTTTCTGGAGCAAAGATGAAATCTTGCACAGTGCATGGGGAAGTTCGCCTATTATTTACGTCATCGGTTTAATCACGGCATTTTTGACAGCATTTTATATGTTCCGACTAATCTTTGTGACGTTTTATGGTGAATCTCGTGTTGAACCTGAAGTTGCTTCGCATCTTCACGAATCGCCACCTGTCATGTGGGTACCCCTGGCAATCCTGGCGATTCCTTCTGCCTTAATCGGCTTACTTTTAGGCTGGGGTGGACATGACAGTTGGCTCCACCACTTCACAAAGAGTGTATTTCCAGAGGCACACCATGACGCATCGGGTAATATGATCTTGTTCATGGTGATTTCATCTGTAGTCGGTTTGGCAGGCATTGCGTTTGCATGGTCGCGTTATCGCGACAGGACCCCATCCGATGAACCGACAAATGCCCTACACAAACTTCTTGCGAACAAGTACTATGTTGATGAGGTATACAACGCACTCATTGTGCAACCGATTAAAAACGGTTCTCATTACCTACTCTGGCGGATTGTAGATAACGGCATTATTGATGGAATCGTCAACGGTGTAGGCTCTATTATCCGATTTATTGGCGGAACGTTGCGCCGCTTCCAGACAGGAATTGTCCAAGCCTACATTGTATCAATGGTTCTCGGCATAGTGTTATTCCTTGCATACTATCTGTTTTTTGTATAG
- the nuoH gene encoding NADH-quinone oxidoreductase subunit NuoH, whose product MENFPLVLIISSIVKILIIVHLLLIGVMIMIWAERRVSGWMQDRLGPNRVGPQGLLQPIADGLKFLFKEDLIPDHVDKPLYVMAPAMLLVPAFMAVAVVPFGSAITVFGHEIPLQIADINIGILYILAITSLGVYGVVLGAWASNNKYSLLGGLRSSAQMISYELTLGLGIIGILMLTSSLSLRTIAVEQGAYPWQWNFLIHFPAFLAFTTAMFAETNRLPFDLAEAEQELVAGYHTEYSSMKFAMFFMAEYMNMIVGSAVTVTLFLGGWHFFGLENMGGPVWSGLISFGIFFVKTAIFLFVFIWVRWTLPRFRYDQLMNFGWKFLLPVALTSIVVTGILWITTNSRLIVGIGNVVSAFIVVSIVASLLVMKTPKPAIQDSDNRLTPSALDAIE is encoded by the coding sequence ATGGAAAATTTCCCTCTCGTTTTAATCATCAGTTCAATCGTCAAGATTCTCATCATTGTCCATCTGCTGCTTATTGGTGTGATGATAATGATCTGGGCGGAACGACGGGTGAGCGGATGGATGCAGGATCGGTTGGGACCCAACCGGGTTGGCCCCCAAGGCCTCCTCCAACCTATCGCAGATGGGCTTAAGTTCCTGTTTAAAGAGGACCTCATCCCAGATCACGTGGATAAGCCGCTGTATGTGATGGCACCCGCGATGTTGTTAGTCCCAGCATTTATGGCGGTCGCAGTCGTGCCATTTGGGAGTGCTATTACGGTATTTGGGCATGAAATACCGCTCCAGATTGCAGATATCAACATCGGTATCCTCTATATATTGGCGATAACGTCTCTTGGCGTCTATGGTGTTGTGCTCGGGGCGTGGGCATCTAATAACAAGTATTCCCTTCTGGGCGGGTTACGCTCTTCTGCACAGATGATTAGTTACGAACTAACACTCGGATTGGGTATTATCGGAATATTGATGCTAACGAGTTCTCTCAGTCTTCGGACAATCGCAGTAGAACAAGGTGCCTATCCGTGGCAGTGGAATTTCCTGATTCACTTTCCGGCATTTCTGGCGTTTACAACGGCGATGTTCGCAGAAACCAACCGATTGCCCTTTGATCTCGCTGAAGCAGAACAGGAACTGGTCGCAGGCTATCACACCGAATACAGTAGCATGAAATTCGCAATGTTTTTTATGGCTGAATATATGAACATGATCGTCGGGTCTGCCGTGACAGTGACGCTCTTCTTAGGAGGATGGCATTTCTTCGGTTTAGAAAATATGGGCGGCCCTGTATGGAGCGGACTGATCTCGTTCGGTATCTTTTTTGTCAAAACAGCGATTTTCCTGTTCGTGTTTATTTGGGTGCGTTGGACGCTCCCGCGGTTCCGCTACGACCAACTCATGAACTTCGGTTGGAAATTCCTGTTGCCTGTCGCCTTGACTTCAATTGTCGTAACCGGCATTTTATGGATAACGACCAACTCTCGCCTCATCGTGGGTATTGGTAATGTCGTCTCCGCGTTTATTGTTGTATCTATTGTCGCAAGTCTCCTTGTAATGAAGACACCTAAGCCGGCAATCCAAGATAGCGACAACCGGCTCACACCGTCCGCTCTCGACGCAATAGAATAG
- a CDS encoding NADH-quinone oxidoreductase subunit N: protein MEINWQLLMPELIITLTLLIVLVFDLFDSISKAILGWMTIVGAGIALWVSIQMHQAGTVGTQFNDMFKVDNFSLFFNIIFLVSTILVALISMSYLSRDDRKQGPYYLLILLATLGMMLMAAGNELIIVFLGLELMSLSLYVLAGYFRDNPASSEAGMKYLLLGAFASAFFLYGIALIYGGAGTTNVPAIAEAITAPNKSPLLLAGMFLLIVGFGFKVAIVPFHQWAPDVYEGAPTTIAAFISAGPKAAGFAAFLRIFMEALPSLQVEWSSVVIVLAMLTMTVGNVIAIAQTSIKRMLAYSSIAHAGYVLIGLAAANNDGISSAMLYLLVYCVMNIGAFGAVILAKTEDGESLMISDYAGLGLRKPLLAMFMTIMLLSLAGFPPTAGFVGKFYVFKSAVQAGHIWLVIVGAINTAISAFYYLRVVVTMYMREPEEELSFTAYPSTLVVGLILAAIGVLLIGVLPSLMLTPAQNSVF from the coding sequence ATAGAGATTAACTGGCAATTACTGATGCCGGAGCTGATTATCACTTTAACACTGCTCATCGTCCTCGTTTTTGACCTGTTCGACTCTATTTCAAAAGCGATTCTCGGCTGGATGACGATCGTTGGCGCTGGAATTGCACTATGGGTCTCTATCCAGATGCACCAAGCAGGCACTGTGGGCACCCAGTTCAACGACATGTTTAAGGTGGATAATTTCTCCCTCTTCTTCAACATCATTTTCCTTGTTTCGACGATTTTGGTCGCTTTGATTTCGATGAGTTATTTGAGCAGGGATGACAGAAAACAGGGACCTTACTACCTACTGATTCTGCTGGCGACCCTCGGTATGATGTTGATGGCTGCGGGCAATGAGTTGATTATTGTCTTCCTCGGATTGGAACTGATGTCGTTATCGTTGTATGTGTTGGCAGGCTACTTTCGAGATAATCCTGCGTCAAGCGAAGCGGGCATGAAATACCTGTTGCTCGGCGCGTTTGCCAGTGCATTTTTCCTTTACGGGATCGCTCTGATTTACGGGGGGGCAGGAACGACGAATGTCCCCGCGATCGCTGAGGCAATTACTGCCCCGAATAAATCGCCACTGTTGTTAGCAGGCATGTTCCTTCTGATCGTTGGATTTGGGTTTAAGGTCGCTATTGTTCCGTTCCACCAATGGGCACCCGATGTTTACGAAGGCGCGCCCACAACGATAGCCGCGTTTATCTCTGCCGGACCAAAGGCGGCAGGGTTCGCAGCCTTCCTCAGAATTTTCATGGAAGCCCTACCAAGCCTGCAAGTCGAGTGGAGTAGCGTTGTGATTGTATTGGCGATGTTAACGATGACTGTCGGAAATGTCATTGCCATTGCGCAGACGAGCATCAAGCGGATGCTCGCTTATTCAAGTATTGCCCATGCGGGTTACGTGCTCATCGGTTTGGCGGCTGCAAATAACGACGGAATTTCGAGTGCGATGCTTTATCTACTCGTTTATTGTGTCATGAACATCGGTGCGTTCGGTGCGGTCATCTTGGCGAAAACAGAGGACGGCGAGAGTCTCATGATTTCCGATTACGCCGGACTCGGTCTCCGAAAACCGTTACTTGCTATGTTTATGACGATTATGCTTTTATCACTCGCCGGTTTTCCACCGACTGCCGGGTTCGTCGGAAAATTCTATGTCTTCAAATCCGCAGTTCAGGCAGGGCATATCTGGCTTGTTATCGTGGGTGCCATCAATACAGCGATATCGGCGTTCTACTATCTCCGTGTTGTTGTCACGATGTATATGCGTGAACCCGAAGAGGAACTGAGCTTTACCGCATACCCAAGCACACTTGTTGTTGGGTTAATCCTCGCAGCGATTGGCGTATTACTCATAGGTGTTCTGCCATCGCTCATGCTCACGCCAGCACAGAATTCCGTTTTTTAA
- a CDS encoding sodium:proton antiporter — MKFKLTSGLIFCVILGIALLVSVGGSFGADDAHGGDAHHGHGVDGAKLPIWSIIPFVGILLSIAIFPLVLDSHFLVHHGGKMSLVWALAFAIPYLIAFQGEAFYDILHIYLIDYIPFIILLWGLFTVAGGILVRGTLRGTPLVNTFLLLIGTAIASWVGTTGASMLLIRPLIRANAYRQSKVHLVIFFIFLVSNIGGSLTPLGDPPLFLGFLHNVPFFWTTTALFPHMLFISVILIVLFFVLDTFMFKREGGVVPDDGTNEPIRVDGLFNLVFLLGIVAAVLMSGSFKWGEVNIFGVHVYWQNITRDVLIVVMGLLSLRFTPFSGKLRQANEFSWEPIEEVAKVFAGIFMTIIPALAILKAGENGELRGLIGAIKEPMHYFWITGILSSFLDNAPTYLTFFNTALGKLHLTEAMIPEILSGQLTGPEHLEFVKLLTAISVGAVFMGANTYIGNAPNFMVKAIAEQSGIRMPSFFGYMLWSVVILVPLFVIVTFVFL; from the coding sequence ATGAAGTTTAAACTCACATCCGGTCTTATTTTTTGTGTAATTTTAGGGATTGCGCTGTTAGTTTCAGTGGGGGGTTCCTTCGGAGCAGACGACGCACATGGCGGTGATGCACACCACGGGCATGGCGTAGACGGTGCAAAATTGCCTATCTGGAGTATTATCCCGTTTGTTGGTATACTCCTCTCTATTGCGATTTTTCCACTCGTGTTGGATTCTCATTTCCTGGTCCACCACGGCGGCAAAATGTCATTGGTTTGGGCGTTAGCCTTCGCTATTCCGTATCTCATAGCGTTTCAAGGAGAAGCGTTTTACGACATTCTGCATATCTACCTGATAGACTATATCCCGTTTATTATTCTGTTATGGGGATTGTTCACGGTCGCGGGTGGAATTCTCGTGCGTGGGACATTACGTGGCACGCCCTTGGTTAACACGTTCTTACTCCTTATCGGCACTGCTATCGCCTCATGGGTCGGCACAACAGGCGCGTCGATGCTTCTCATCCGTCCCCTCATTCGAGCAAACGCGTATCGGCAAAGCAAGGTCCATCTGGTCATCTTCTTTATCTTTCTCGTAAGTAACATCGGAGGTTCTTTAACACCCTTGGGCGACCCGCCGCTGTTTTTGGGATTCTTGCACAACGTCCCTTTCTTCTGGACAACGACGGCTCTCTTTCCGCACATGCTGTTTATCAGTGTGATCTTAATTGTGCTTTTCTTTGTGTTAGACACATTCATGTTTAAACGGGAAGGCGGTGTCGTGCCAGATGATGGTACCAACGAACCAATCCGTGTAGATGGACTTTTCAATCTCGTCTTCCTCCTCGGCATCGTCGCTGCTGTCTTAATGAGTGGTAGTTTCAAGTGGGGAGAAGTCAATATCTTTGGTGTCCATGTATACTGGCAGAATATTACCCGCGATGTATTGATTGTCGTCATGGGTCTGTTATCTCTCAGGTTCACACCCTTCAGTGGTAAGTTGCGTCAGGCGAATGAGTTTTCGTGGGAGCCGATTGAAGAGGTCGCCAAAGTATTCGCCGGTATCTTTATGACCATTATTCCGGCGTTAGCGATTCTAAAGGCGGGTGAAAACGGCGAGTTACGTGGGTTAATTGGGGCAATAAAAGAACCGATGCACTATTTCTGGATAACTGGAATTCTGTCGAGTTTCTTAGATAATGCCCCGACTTATTTGACCTTTTTCAACACAGCACTCGGGAAATTGCATCTCACTGAAGCCATGATACCGGAAATTTTGTCTGGACAATTGACAGGTCCCGAACACTTAGAGTTCGTCAAATTGCTAACAGCTATATCTGTTGGAGCGGTGTTTATGGGGGCAAATACCTATATCGGTAATGCTCCGAATTTCATGGTGAAGGCAATCGCGGAACAAAGCGGTATCCGTATGCCGAGTTTCTTCGGATATATGCTCTGGTCGGTAGTAATTTTAGTCCCGCTCTTTGTGATTGTAACGTTTGTGTTCCTGTAG
- the nuoK gene encoding NADH-quinone oxidoreductase subunit NuoK, which translates to MSLEYYLVLSALLFTTGVIGVLIRRNAIIIFMCIELMLNAANLAFVAISRSLGEATGQVFVFFVMTVAAAEVAIGLAIIVSVFKHRQTINVDEVNSLKG; encoded by the coding sequence ATGTCATTAGAGTATTATCTCGTCTTGAGTGCACTCCTGTTTACAACGGGAGTCATCGGGGTCCTCATCCGCAGAAACGCTATCATCATCTTTATGTGTATCGAACTGATGCTGAATGCGGCGAACCTCGCCTTTGTAGCAATCAGTCGGAGTCTCGGTGAGGCAACGGGACAGGTGTTCGTTTTCTTTGTTATGACCGTCGCCGCTGCTGAGGTCGCGATTGGACTCGCAATTATCGTGAGCGTCTTCAAACATCGACAGACGATTAATGTGGATGAAGTTAATTCGTTGAAGGGCTAA
- a CDS encoding NADH-quinone oxidoreductase subunit M, with translation MLLSTVIFLPLLGVIAIALLRGLGASAVKGTALVIGLLTFIVSLGLYTGFDTTTATFQNVTQQAWIPGLGTSYHIGIDGISLWLVLLTTFLTPLCILAAWNSIEKGLSGFMMSLLALETGMLGVFCALDLFLFFVFWESMLIPMYFLIGIWGGERRIYATVKFVLYTMAGSALMLVGILALYFQNNNSFDLTTLSGPFEHSHLLFLAFFIAFAIKVPLFPFHTWLPDAHVEAPTAGSVILAGVLLKMGTYGIIRFCLPLFPDAAAEFTPLIVPLAVIGIIYGALVAMVQPDLKKLVAYSSVSHLGFVVLGLFSKNPAGIQGSVLQMINHGLSTGALFLLVGMIYERRHSRMIVDFGGLAKRMPIFATIFMVVTLSSIGLPGLNGFVGEYMILLGSFVQGAFSKIYVVLATGGVILAAVYMLWMFQRVMFGTLDKTNEALPDLNAREIVVMLPILLFIVWIGVYPKPFLNKMEKSVGLVVTQVQTEPAIGRAGERIQQDTELALHGTQRVQREKIEKEAEQ, from the coding sequence TTGCTACTCTCAACAGTCATCTTTTTACCATTACTCGGCGTGATAGCGATCGCGTTGCTCAGAGGACTCGGGGCATCTGCTGTCAAAGGCACTGCACTTGTCATTGGACTCCTGACGTTTATTGTCTCGTTGGGGCTTTATACCGGGTTCGACACAACGACTGCAACGTTCCAAAACGTCACACAGCAGGCGTGGATCCCCGGTTTAGGGACAAGCTACCACATCGGCATCGATGGTATATCGCTATGGTTAGTGTTGCTTACAACTTTCCTGACACCGCTATGTATCCTTGCCGCATGGAACTCGATTGAGAAAGGGCTCAGCGGTTTTATGATGTCGCTCCTTGCTCTTGAGACCGGGATGTTGGGTGTCTTCTGTGCCTTGGACCTGTTCCTCTTTTTCGTATTTTGGGAGTCGATGTTGATTCCGATGTACTTCCTCATCGGTATTTGGGGGGGAGAACGCCGAATTTATGCCACTGTGAAGTTTGTGCTTTACACAATGGCAGGCAGTGCCCTCATGTTGGTTGGTATCTTGGCACTCTATTTCCAAAACAACAACAGTTTCGACCTCACGACGCTCAGCGGTCCGTTTGAACATTCACATCTATTGTTCTTGGCATTTTTCATTGCATTTGCCATTAAGGTTCCGCTTTTTCCCTTCCATACGTGGCTACCAGATGCCCACGTTGAAGCCCCCACGGCGGGAAGTGTAATCCTTGCCGGGGTGCTGCTGAAGATGGGAACCTATGGCATCATCCGATTTTGCCTACCCCTCTTTCCTGATGCAGCGGCTGAATTCACGCCATTGATCGTCCCGCTCGCTGTCATAGGCATTATTTACGGGGCATTGGTGGCGATGGTCCAACCCGATCTGAAAAAACTGGTCGCATATTCCAGTGTAAGCCACCTTGGATTTGTGGTGTTGGGGTTGTTTTCTAAAAATCCCGCCGGTATTCAAGGCAGCGTCTTACAGATGATTAATCACGGCTTGAGCACGGGCGCGTTGTTCCTTTTGGTCGGAATGATTTATGAACGACGACACAGCAGGATGATTGTGGATTTCGGAGGCTTGGCGAAGCGTATGCCTATCTTTGCTACAATTTTTATGGTGGTGACGCTATCCTCAATTGGGCTACCGGGTTTGAATGGATTCGTTGGCGAATATATGATACTGCTCGGTAGTTTTGTTCAGGGAGCCTTCTCAAAAATATATGTAGTTCTGGCAACTGGGGGTGTAATTCTCGCAGCCGTGTATATGCTATGGATGTTCCAACGCGTGATGTTTGGGACACTGGATAAGACAAATGAAGCCTTACCTGACCTGAACGCACGTGAAATCGTTGTGATGCTCCCCATATTGCTGTTCATCGTCTGGATCGGCGTTTATCCGAAACCTTTCTTGAATAAGATGGAGAAATCCGTAGGCCTTGTCGTGACGCAGGTGCAAACTGAACCTGCTATCGGACGCGCGGGAGAACGGATACAACAAGACACTGAACTCGCTCTACACGGAACACAGCGCGTCCAACGTGAAAAGATTGAAAAGGAGGCAGAGCAGTAG